A single window of Acidimicrobiales bacterium DNA harbors:
- a CDS encoding MoxR family ATPase yields MTTFADGFAAIVGNVERMIQGKTEAIRLAVLSLVAEGHLLIEDVPGVGKTSLAKALAASLGCAWQRIQFTPDLLPSDVTGVNVYSRATGSFEFRPGGVFANVVLGDEINRASPKTQSALLEAMQERQVTVDANTYSLPTPFMVIATQNPIEHEGTYPLPESQLDRFLMRIAMGYPDRAAEIEMLDLHGGTEAVTVDELEPVTTTGRVVAMTDAAKAVHVAPGLRGYLVDLAEATRRHPSLALGVSPRATLALQGAARARAASLGRNYVVPDDVKALAGPVLEHRLVLTPEATIGGAAGRDVLAEVLDRVPVPAGRGG; encoded by the coding sequence ATGACCACGTTCGCCGACGGCTTCGCGGCGATCGTCGGGAACGTCGAGCGGATGATCCAGGGCAAGACCGAGGCCATCCGCCTGGCCGTCCTCAGCCTGGTCGCCGAGGGCCACCTCCTCATCGAGGACGTACCGGGGGTGGGCAAGACCAGCCTGGCCAAGGCCCTGGCCGCCTCGCTCGGCTGCGCCTGGCAGCGGATCCAGTTCACCCCCGACCTGCTGCCCTCGGACGTCACCGGCGTGAACGTCTACAGCCGGGCCACGGGCAGCTTCGAGTTCCGCCCGGGCGGCGTGTTCGCCAACGTCGTCCTGGGCGACGAGATCAACCGGGCGTCGCCCAAGACCCAGTCCGCCCTCCTGGAGGCCATGCAGGAGCGCCAGGTCACCGTCGACGCCAACACCTACTCGCTGCCCACGCCGTTCATGGTGATCGCCACCCAGAACCCGATCGAGCACGAGGGCACCTACCCGCTGCCCGAGAGCCAGCTCGACCGGTTCCTGATGCGCATCGCCATGGGCTACCCGGACCGGGCGGCCGAGATCGAGATGCTCGACCTCCACGGCGGCACCGAGGCCGTCACCGTGGACGAGCTGGAGCCCGTCACCACCACCGGCCGGGTGGTCGCCATGACCGATGCCGCCAAGGCCGTGCACGTGGCGCCCGGGCTGCGGGGCTACCTGGTCGACCTGGCCGAGGCCACCCGCCGCCACCCGAGCCTGGCGCTCGGCGTGTCGCCCCGGGCCACCCTCGCCCTCCAGGGGGCGGCCCGGGCCCGGGCCGCCTCCCTCGGCCGCAACTACGTGGTCCCCGACGACGTGAAGGCGCTGGCCGGGCCCGTGCTCGAGCACCGCCTGGTCCTCACCCCCGAGGCCACGATCGGGGGGGCGGCGGGGCGGGACGTGCTGGCCGAGGTGCTGGACCGCGTCCCCGTCCCCGCCGGCCGCGGCGGCTAG
- a CDS encoding ROK family protein produces MAHALAVDVGGTKLAAAVVDDGGAVLRSARAATPRTGSAADVFDALLGVVDRVRAGDEVVCGVGCGGPMAPGGEEVSPLNIAAWRGFPLRSALAERLALDTFVDNDAKALALGEGWRGAARGVAAFVAMVVSTGVGGGIVLDGRLLDGAAGNAGHIGHVIVVPGGRRCACGAAGCLEAEASGPSIQAVTGRPAAEAGPDVVERTGMLVGRAVASVANLLDLRLAVVAGSVALGFGEPFFAAARAEVERSARLSFSAGALVAPAGLGADGPLVGAAAVGWRGLGRQVLA; encoded by the coding sequence GTGGCGCACGCCCTGGCCGTCGACGTGGGCGGGACGAAGCTGGCCGCCGCCGTGGTCGACGACGGCGGGGCCGTCCTCCGCTCGGCCCGGGCGGCCACCCCCCGGACCGGCTCCGCCGCCGACGTGTTCGACGCCCTGCTGGGCGTGGTCGACCGGGTGCGGGCGGGCGACGAGGTCGTGTGCGGCGTGGGCTGCGGCGGCCCCATGGCGCCGGGCGGCGAGGAGGTGTCACCCCTCAACATCGCGGCGTGGCGGGGCTTCCCGCTCCGGTCGGCGCTGGCCGAGCGGCTGGCGCTCGACACCTTCGTCGACAACGACGCCAAGGCCCTGGCCCTGGGCGAGGGGTGGAGGGGCGCCGCCCGGGGGGTGGCCGCCTTCGTGGCCATGGTGGTGTCCACCGGTGTGGGCGGCGGGATCGTGCTCGACGGGCGGCTGCTCGACGGCGCCGCCGGCAACGCCGGCCACATCGGCCACGTGATCGTCGTCCCCGGGGGCCGGCGGTGCGCCTGCGGGGCGGCCGGGTGCCTGGAGGCGGAGGCGTCGGGCCCGTCCATCCAGGCGGTCACCGGCCGCCCGGCGGCCGAGGCCGGCCCCGACGTGGTCGAGCGCACGGGCATGCTGGTGGGGCGGGCGGTGGCCTCGGTGGCCAACCTGCTCGACCTGCGCCTGGCCGTGGTCGCCGGGTCGGTGGCGCTCGGCTTCGGGGAGCCGTTCTTCGCCGCCGCCCGGGCCGAGGTCGAGCGCTCGGCCCGCTTGTCGTTCTCGGCCGGCGCGCTCGTCGCGCCCGCCGGCCTCGGGGCCGACGGCCCGCTGGTGGGGGCGGCCGCCGTCGGCTGGCGGGGCCTGGGCCGCCAGGTGCTGGCGTGA